DNA sequence from the Streptomyces sp. HUAS 15-9 genome:
CTCGTCGAAGTCCCGGTGGAAGCGGGAGTCGAGATAGGGCCGGTACTCCTCGGTGGGCAGCCCGGCGTGGCAGTCGGAGGAGATGATCAGGTACGGGTCCTGGCCGGTCACGTCGGCCTCCTCAGTCTCGGTCCAGGATGAAGCTCTCCAGGTACGACGGGTTCGCACGGTCGAGCATCGAGCGCGCCCGTGCCCGGATCTGCGCGTCGCTGTGCTCGCTCGCGGGCAGCAGCCAGAAGCGGTCCGCGCGGATGCCGTCCACGACGAGGTCCGCGACCTCCTCGACCGGCGTGAAGCGCACTTCTTGGCCCGCCTCGCGCATCGCGGCCTCCCATTGGCCGAGGCTGCGGTACGGGGCCTTGCGGGGCCGCTGCTTGGCGTACCGGGCGGGCCGGTTGCGGTGCGACTCCCACAGGCCGGTGCGCAGCATGTGCGGCCCGGGGAAGAGCACCGAGGCGCCCACGCGCGCGTGCTCCGCCTTCAGATGGGCGTACAGGGACTCGGTCATGGTGACGACGGCCGCCTTGGTGACGGCGTACACGGAGGCGGTGGGGAGCGGGGCGATGCCGCCGTCACCGGAGGACGTGTTGACGACGTGACCGGGCTCGCCGGAGGCGAGCATCCGCGGCAGGAACGCCTGGATGCCGTGGAAGACGCCCCAAACGTTGACCGCGAACGCCCACTGCCAGTCGTTCGGTTCGTGCTCCCACATGCGTCCCTCGGCGCCCGAGCCGACCCCGGCGTTGTTGCACAGGACATGGACGGCCCCGTAGGTGTCGTACGCCGACTCCGCGAGGTCCAGGACCTGTTCGCGCTCGCCGACGTCGACCACGCGCGCGTGCACGTCGGCACCGTCCGCGCGCAGGTCCGCCGCGGCCTTCTCCAGTGCGGTCTCCTCGACGTCGGCGAGGACCACCTTGAGACCCTCCGCGGCGAACCGCCGGGCCATCGCCAGGCCGATCCCGCCGGCCGCTCCGGTGACGACGGCGACCTGTCCCGCCCTCAGTTCCATCAGGCGCTCCCCTCGGGAGGCGCGTCGAGAACCTGCCGCGGATCGTCGTAGCGCTGGTGGACGTACGGCAACAGGGCCTGCGCGCCGACCCGTTCGACGACCCGGCCGCTCTGGTCGCTGGTCTTCTCGCCGAGGGTGATCTCCAACAGGCGGCGGACGGGCAGGTCCGCGACCGGGTCGTACATGGACTCCCGCAGGACGACGTCCCCGGTGATCCCCTCCAGCCTGCGGACCTTCTCGTGGCGCACGCAGTGCACGAGCACCGGGTCGGCGTCGAAGCCGGAACCGTCCACCGCGGGAAGGAACTTGAAGTAGAAGTCGGTCTTGCGGGAGGACTCCGGCAGGGGCAGGGGGCCAGTCACCGCCCCGCGCACCTCCACGAAGGCGATGCCGTGCCGGGCGAGCGCGGCACGGACGACGAGACCGTCGCGCTCCACGGTCACCTCGCCGAGCTTCTTGGGCTCCCCGAAGACCTCGCGGCCGCCGATGAGGGCGCGTTCGTGGGTCATCGGCATGACGAGCGGGTACCAGCCCTCGACCGAGTCATGGGCGGCGGCGACGGCGAACGAACCGGCGCCGAGCGGGTATCCGGGTAAATCAACCTTGCTGATGTTCACCCGGACGAGTGGCCGTGCCGTCGGTTCGAGCGGGGGCGGCAGGACCGCGGCGACCGCGTCCGGGTCGGTCTCCCAGAGGGCCACCACACCGGTGGACCAGATGTCGGGGAGCTTCGCGCCCGCGGTGCGCGCGGCGGTGAGCTCCGCCTCGGTCCGTGCGCCGTACCGTACGCGTGCCATACGCCGTACCGCCCTTCCGTCGACCGTCATCCGCCCGGGCGGCAGCACGCTTGCACCGGGCGGTGAAAAGGTCCATAGCGGCGGCCCCGACATTCACGCCATTCACGGCACGCGCGCGCGGTGTGCGGACGGGTGCCGTGGCGGGGCGTCAGGAGAGCGGCCGGGGACGGGAGTGTCGGTCGCGGCCCGTATCCTCAGTGACCATGCTCGATGACCGTACGACCGCAGCGTCCTCCCCCACCCGGTGGCCGGCCGCGTATCCGAAGGGATACGCGGTCGTTGACGTGGAGACCACCGGCCTGGCCCGGGACGACCGGATAATCTCCGCGGCCGTCTACCGGCTGGACGCGCGCGGCGAGGTCGAGGACCACTGGTACACGCTGGTCAATCCGGAGCGCGATCCGGGCCCGGTGTGGATCCACGGTCTGACGAGTGAGGTGCTGGAGGGTGCGCCGCTCTTCGACGACATCGCCGAGGAGTTCGGCGCCCGTCTCGACGGCCGGGTGCTCGTCGCGCACAACGCGGTCTTCGACTGGCAGATGATCGCGCGTGAGTACGCG
Encoded proteins:
- a CDS encoding SDR family NAD(P)-dependent oxidoreductase, translated to MELRAGQVAVVTGAAGGIGLAMARRFAAEGLKVVLADVEETALEKAAADLRADGADVHARVVDVGEREQVLDLAESAYDTYGAVHVLCNNAGVGSGAEGRMWEHEPNDWQWAFAVNVWGVFHGIQAFLPRMLASGEPGHVVNTSSGDGGIAPLPTASVYAVTKAAVVTMTESLYAHLKAEHARVGASVLFPGPHMLRTGLWESHRNRPARYAKQRPRKAPYRSLGQWEAAMREAGQEVRFTPVEEVADLVVDGIRADRFWLLPASEHSDAQIRARARSMLDRANPSYLESFILDRD
- a CDS encoding acetoacetate decarboxylase family protein; the encoded protein is MARVRYGARTEAELTAARTAGAKLPDIWSTGVVALWETDPDAVAAVLPPPLEPTARPLVRVNISKVDLPGYPLGAGSFAVAAAHDSVEGWYPLVMPMTHERALIGGREVFGEPKKLGEVTVERDGLVVRAALARHGIAFVEVRGAVTGPLPLPESSRKTDFYFKFLPAVDGSGFDADPVLVHCVRHEKVRRLEGITGDVVLRESMYDPVADLPVRRLLEITLGEKTSDQSGRVVERVGAQALLPYVHQRYDDPRQVLDAPPEGSA